Genomic DNA from Aminobacterium mobile DSM 12262:
TTGCTTTCCGTTCGGCGGCATCAAACTCATGTCATCACCTACATAAGTAGTTGCGCCAACGGGGCAATAGTTGCAGCAGCCGTGGCAATGGACAATGCAGGATCCCATTTTTCACAACAGGCGAAGGTGCCTTTTCTGTCTCGTATATAACCCTTTGCGATGCAACTACCACACTCAACACATGTGAGATGATTAATAAAAGGATGCCATTTCTTTGCCATACTTTATTTCCTCCTAAATTATCAACGCCTGAAAAACGTTGAATAAATAACCGACAATTATGATTCCGATTGTACAGATTGCAATGAAAAGCGCCAGAAGCTTGGGCTTAATTACTTTACGAAGCATAATCATAGATGGTAAAGATAACGTAGTAACCCCCATCATGAAGGACAGAATAGCACCAAGTTGTGCTCCTTTACTTAATAAAGCTTCTGCAACCGGGATAGTCCCAAAAATATCAGCATACATCGGAACTCCCATAAGAGTGGCAAGGATAACAGCAAAGGAATTACCACTACCTAAAATATTTTCAACCCAAGATTGTGGAATCCAATTGTGAATACCTGCGCCTATTCCAACTCCTATCAATATATATGGAAAAACTTTTTTGAATGTGTCGATTACCTGTTCTTTGGCAAAAACCAAACGGTCATGCCTTGTAAGGTCAGGAGATTCGATGTCTACACTACCACCTGTGGTAATAAAGCTCTCTACGTATTCCCCCATATCCAGTCTTTTAATTATGGTACCGCCAATAATGGCGATAATTAAGCCGAGAACAACATAAAGAACAGCTATCTTCGCTCCGAAAATGCTCATTAAAAGAACAAGAGAACCCAAATCAACCATAGGAGAGGATATAAGAAACGAAAACGACACTCCCAGCGATAGTCCTGCCCTGGTAAAGCCGATAAATAGTGGAATGGACGAACACGAGCAAAAAGGCGTTACCGTACCAAGTAAAGCAGCAACAGTATTCGCGCCAATTCCATGGAAGCGTCCCAAGATTTTTTTACTCCGCTCCGGCGGGAAATAGCTTTGAATATAGCTAATTATAAAAATCAGGAAACACAAAAGTAGGGTAATTTTAATAACATCATAAGCAAAAAATTGAATACTTCCCATCCAACGATTAGTTGTGTCAAGACCTAATGCATTAAATTCACTGCCGATTAATTCGTTTAGCCATTTCATCGCCAGTATTTGATTCTGGAAGAAATCCCAGGTCGCTTTTAATATTTGCATACTACAAAAACCTCGCTTTCTAACTCGGAGCAACCAAACCAAATACTCCTATTTAATATTCAAAAAATACTCTTAAAATGTGTTTTTAAGCCCTACAATAAATACCGTTTGTATTCGCTGTATCTAGTTTTGTCAATTCTTTAAGTAGCTCGGCCGCATAGTCGCTACCTTTCTCGCTGATTGTATAGTGTGTCCATTTGCCATCCTGTCGACTCTCTACAACACCCGATTCAACCAGAATTTTCATATGATAAGATAGCGATGATTGACCTATGTCCATATCTTCTAATAACTTGCAGGCACACTTTTCTCCACTGCGTAACAGTTCAAGTATCCGCAGACGTTTTTCATCGCAAAATGCCTTAAACACTTTTGCGTAATCCTCATATGTTGTATCCAATTCATCACCTCATATCGAATTTATTTGATATGTAATATATATGCTTCATATCAACTTTTGTCAATATATACTTTAGCTTTTCTATGTAGATGGGGCAGAGTTTCGTTCCTTTTACTTAGGTACAGTGAAAGAGATAATGAAAAAGGCGCTTTACCGAAATTTACAGTAAAGCGCCTTTTTATATACAGCGGTAGCTTTCTCAATATCTCGTTCTCCAACTCAAGTTCAGCTATACGTTTCTTCATGCAAAAAATCACGATTGAGTCAACCCGGTCAAGTCATGGCAGCAATATCGGCAAAGAAAGCCGGACCGTCATTGACATGTTGTGGATCGTTTTTTCAAGCATTTATGATTTGACCTTGGGAAGTATCACACCGTACCAATAGGGTCAATCCCTTTATTTTCAATCATTAAAACTACAGCCTTGCCTTCTGGTACCACTGGTCTATGCATTGTGCCTTTTGGCACACAAGTTCCTTCGTATTGTTCCAGATTAAAATTACCTTTTTCTGTTTCCAATATCATAGCACCCTCTAATACAAAAAAAACTTCATCGTCATTCTCATGCTTGTGCATGTGGTACTCGCCTTCAAATATTCCAAGTCTTAAAACAGATGAGTTTACTTCACATAATGATTGATTAAACCATCTGTCCGTATTATTACTAATAATATCTTTAATAGTAATTTTTTCCAGATAATTAAATTTAATATTCATTTGTTGATTGTAATTATATTTCTTTTGATTTTCCATATGTACCTCTGTACCTCCCTCATGTTTTAAGCTCTTTAAATAATTTTTAACTCTCACTTGCTGTTCTTTCTATTTGGGGAACAATAAAAATATTGTTATCCCATTAGTATAATTATTAAGAAGTTGATAATAAAAACTCCGATCAACAATAATACGCCAGTTTTTATTTTCACCCCCTAATTCGCTTGTGCATTATAAAAATACTTTATTATATATTGTACAATTTCATTGTATTATAGTTTAAAGTTAGAGGTGTTTATTGCAAAATATAATGGGGTAAAGTTGCGAAGCAAAATTCTCCACTTCCGCAACGTAGGAATCCCCAGAATTGAGAAAAACTATACTTCCCTCTGGCACTCCGAAGAAGTAGTCACTTTGCATATATCTTCCATACTCTTACATAAAATCTTACCACATTACGCGTATTTGTAGATTCCCGTGTAACCAACCATACGTCCCCTTAACGAAAAATCGCCTAAACATAAGTCTAGGCAAACATAAAACACACTTCTTTAATTACCCTAAAACCCGCGATTTCTTTGGAATCAAGCCTTTTCTCTCTCTATTAACGCGACGCACTCAACATGGGCAGTTTGTGGAAACATATCAAATGGCTGTAAAGATTTTAACGTATAGCGACCTTCCCCACAAAGTCGAGATATATCCCTCGCTAAAGTTGCCGGATTACATGCTACATATAAAATTTTAGCCGGATTCAATTCCAATATTTTACTTATTACTTCTGGAGCACATCCGCTTCGAGGTGGATCAAGGATAACGGCCTCAAAAGGCCCCTTGAGGCTTGATATTATTTCTTCCGCCCTTCCTCCACAAACTTTTATATTAGAAAATCTATTAATTTTCGCATTTTCTTTCATTGCTTCTACAGCGCTTGGCCACTCCTCCACCGCAGTAATTTGTGCAGCGGCAGGAGCAAAAAAGAGGGTCATAGATCCAACTCCCGCATAAAGTTCGAGTAAATGATCCGCAGAAGAAGAGCGAAGGGAATGGACCCCATGTTGATATAATTGCTTGGCTTGATAACTGTTCACCTGTAGGAAAGCTGTCGCTTCATAACGAATTTCCAGGGAGTCAAGATATTCTCGAAGCCATGAACGTCCTGAAAGGATAGTCGAATGACGACCTAATATAGCATTCCCACGATGAGGATTATGATTAACAAGTACACCTGCCACATTTATATTTTCCCCTTGAAACTTTTCCCAAAGCTCTCGGATATTTTTGTTATCTTTTTTCGACAATCTTCTTCTACATACAAAACAAATTGCTGCTTCTTTAGAAAAGCTGCCATATCTAAAAACCAGATGACGTAACATTCCGGAATGATTTTTTTCATTATAAGGAAGAATCCCTAAGGCAGGTAAAGCCTCTCTCATATAAACATACATCTCGTTTAAAGCGGGCTCCAGAAGAGGACAAAAATCGATTGGGACTAAGTCGTGGCTTCGGCGGCGATAGAAGCCAGTTTCTATGCCATCTTTTGCTCCTTGCACAGGGAAGGAAGCCTTGTTTCTGTATCCCCATTGGCGCGGACTGGGCACACAAGGAGACAGGATATCTTCTATATTCATATGAGCAATACGACGGAAGGCATCCCGAACGAAATCTTTTTTTGCCTCAAGTTGAGCATTATAAGAAAAATGCTGCAACTGGCATCCGCCGCAAAGAGAATACCAGCGACACTTCGGTTCTACTCGCTGTGGATGTGGGGAAAGGATTTCCTCTACATCTGCAATACCATAGGTTTTCTTTTTTTGTAAAACCGTAACTCTTACCCTCTCACCAGGTAATGCACCAGGAACAAAGTAGACATAGCTGCCATTTTTCTCTCGAGCTATGCCATTACCGTCATTACTTAATGCATCTATCTCTAACTCTATATGTTGATTTTCTTTATGAAGAATAGGCGTTCCCAAAAAAAGATCATCCTTCCACGTTTTTTTATTATTTATAACTAGCTCACCATTCTAAGGTTTATAGACGTTTATAACGTATACTTATTTTTACGCTTAAACTAAGAATTATCTGAAGAAATTTCCCCTGCCATTAAGAGAGCTTGTTTTGCTATAACAGGTCCGATTAGTTCATATATAACTGTAGATCCAAGAATAATATTTCTCAATGCAACTCCCATCCCGGGAAGCGATTTTTCTGCCAAAAGAGAAAGGCCTATAGCCACACCAGCCTGAGGAACAAGAGTTAACCCCAAATACTTTTGCACAGTAGCCGGTGCCTTAGTCCATTTTGCCCCTATATAAGACCCTATAATTTTCCCTACTATCCTAAAAATCACATACCCCACTCCAAGCAAACCCACTTGACGAAGAACTGAAAGTTTCAAATCCGCCCCTGATATCGTAAAAAAACTGACAAAAATCGGCGGTGTTAAACGATCCACTACAGATAAAACTCGATCTCGGTGATACACTAAATTTGATACAGTAGCTCCAACCGTCATAGATGCGAGAAGAGATGATACTTTTAATTCAGAAGCAATCCCCACCGCTAAAAAAATACAAGCTATAGTAAAAGAAAGGAGAGTCTCTTGCCCCTTTAGTCGTCCGGAAATAATGGAAAGGAAAAGACCAATACATCCCCCTAAGCCAATAGCGATAAAGATCTCTAACAAAAGCTCTACCGTTATTTTGAGTAGAGAAACATTTCCTCCACCTACCGATGACAATGACTGGGCAATTCCAATGGCTATTCCAAAGGCCATAATGGCTACAGCATCATCCATGGCCACAACAGGAAGGAGGGTATCGACAACAACCCCTCTCGCATTATATTGTCTAATCACCATAATTGTCGCAGCAGGGGCAGTAGCCGCTGCAATGGATCCCAGAATAAGACTAAAAGCTATCGGTTGCTTGAAAATCAAGACCATAGCACTCGTAACAGCGAGCATCGCCCCTAAAGATTCCGCAATTGTAATCCAGAGAATAGACGGGCCTAATTTCTGTAAATGCTTAAGATTAAATTCACTACCGATGCTATAAGCAATAAACCCTAAAGCAGCCTCTGAAAGAATATTGAAAGAAGAGACAGCTTCGCGAGGGATAAAGCCTAAAAAAGAGGGGCCAATAAAGACTCCCGCTAAAATATAACCTGTTACATTAGGTAATTTAAATTTCCTTACAATTTTCGCCATAAAGAGCCCGGCAAAGAGGACTATGGCGAGATAATACAAAGAGTGCACCGTTTATCTACCCCTTTAAATTAAAATGTTTTAGATTTTGAATCAACATCTGGAGAACGAAGAAAGAGCCCCTCAACATAATTAACCGGCACT
This window encodes:
- the rlmD gene encoding 23S rRNA (uracil(1939)-C(5))-methyltransferase RlmD, translated to MGTPILHKENQHIELEIDALSNDGNGIAREKNGSYVYFVPGALPGERVRVTVLQKKKTYGIADVEEILSPHPQRVEPKCRWYSLCGGCQLQHFSYNAQLEAKKDFVRDAFRRIAHMNIEDILSPCVPSPRQWGYRNKASFPVQGAKDGIETGFYRRRSHDLVPIDFCPLLEPALNEMYVYMREALPALGILPYNEKNHSGMLRHLVFRYGSFSKEAAICFVCRRRLSKKDNKNIRELWEKFQGENINVAGVLVNHNPHRGNAILGRHSTILSGRSWLREYLDSLEIRYEATAFLQVNSYQAKQLYQHGVHSLRSSSADHLLELYAGVGSMTLFFAPAAAQITAVEEWPSAVEAMKENAKINRFSNIKVCGGRAEEIISSLKGPFEAVILDPPRSGCAPEVISKILELNPAKILYVACNPATLARDISRLCGEGRYTLKSLQPFDMFPQTAHVECVALIEREKA
- a CDS encoding cupin domain-containing protein, giving the protein MENQKKYNYNQQMNIKFNYLEKITIKDIISNNTDRWFNQSLCEVNSSVLRLGIFEGEYHMHKHENDDEVFFVLEGAMILETEKGNFNLEQYEGTCVPKGTMHRPVVPEGKAVVLMIENKGIDPIGTV
- a CDS encoding permease translates to MQILKATWDFFQNQILAMKWLNELIGSEFNALGLDTTNRWMGSIQFFAYDVIKITLLLCFLIFIISYIQSYFPPERSKKILGRFHGIGANTVAALLGTVTPFCSCSSIPLFIGFTRAGLSLGVSFSFLISSPMVDLGSLVLLMSIFGAKIAVLYVVLGLIIAIIGGTIIKRLDMGEYVESFITTGGSVDIESPDLTRHDRLVFAKEQVIDTFKKVFPYILIGVGIGAGIHNWIPQSWVENILGSGNSFAVILATLMGVPMYADIFGTIPVAEALLSKGAQLGAILSFMMGVTTLSLPSMIMLRKVIKPKLLALFIAICTIGIIIVGYLFNVFQALII
- a CDS encoding cation:proton antiporter → MHSLYYLAIVLFAGLFMAKIVRKFKLPNVTGYILAGVFIGPSFLGFIPREAVSSFNILSEAALGFIAYSIGSEFNLKHLQKLGPSILWITIAESLGAMLAVTSAMVLIFKQPIAFSLILGSIAAATAPAATIMVIRQYNARGVVVDTLLPVVAMDDAVAIMAFGIAIGIAQSLSSVGGGNVSLLKITVELLLEIFIAIGLGGCIGLFLSIISGRLKGQETLLSFTIACIFLAVGIASELKVSSLLASMTVGATVSNLVYHRDRVLSVVDRLTPPIFVSFFTISGADLKLSVLRQVGLLGVGYVIFRIVGKIIGSYIGAKWTKAPATVQKYLGLTLVPQAGVAIGLSLLAEKSLPGMGVALRNIILGSTVIYELIGPVIAKQALLMAGEISSDNS
- a CDS encoding ArsR/SmtB family transcription factor, translated to MDTTYEDYAKVFKAFCDEKRLRILELLRSGEKCACKLLEDMDIGQSSLSYHMKILVESGVVESRQDGKWTHYTISEKGSDYAAELLKELTKLDTANTNGIYCRA